A region of Maridesulfovibrio sp. DNA encodes the following proteins:
- a CDS encoding iron ABC transporter permease, with product MKSSGNRRTQAVLVLSLLVPVSIFAACLFGAYGTETAQVLAVFKSVLGVSTAKVDQALSFIVADLRLSRVCLSFLVGMSLAVAGTVYQGILRNPLADPFTLGVSSGAAFGASLAIFFGSTVLGAELWARFGNLFLPLAALTGAMAALGSVLMLGRIGGRLRRETMVLAGIVVATFLSALISLLKSLDEESVSSIVFWIMGSFQGRGWSHLQLFLPYFIAGIVPIIYYSRELDILSLGETQARHLGMDVSRVRMALLIGSGLLTGAAVAVSGIIGFVGLVVPHLVRMFQGAEHRPLLLSSSLLGGLLLVWSDVIARSLLSGGEELPVGVVTALLGGPFFCIVLRSGFRSGSGGSGL from the coding sequence ATGAAATCTTCAGGTAACCGAAGGACGCAGGCCGTTCTAGTCTTGTCTTTGCTTGTACCTGTTTCCATTTTTGCCGCCTGTCTTTTCGGGGCTTACGGTACAGAAACTGCCCAAGTGCTGGCGGTTTTCAAATCCGTTCTTGGAGTCAGCACAGCAAAAGTTGATCAGGCTTTATCCTTTATTGTCGCTGATCTGCGCTTGAGCCGGGTCTGTCTCTCTTTTTTGGTGGGTATGTCGCTGGCTGTGGCCGGGACTGTCTATCAGGGAATTCTGCGTAACCCTTTGGCTGATCCGTTCACTCTGGGCGTGAGCAGCGGGGCGGCTTTCGGGGCCAGTCTGGCTATCTTTTTCGGATCTACCGTACTCGGTGCGGAGCTTTGGGCCAGATTCGGAAATCTGTTCCTGCCGCTTGCAGCCCTTACCGGGGCTATGGCCGCACTTGGTTCAGTTCTTATGCTGGGCAGGATCGGAGGAAGGCTTCGCCGCGAAACCATGGTTCTTGCCGGTATCGTGGTGGCGACTTTCCTCTCTGCACTCATTTCCCTGCTCAAGTCTCTTGATGAAGAATCCGTATCCTCTATTGTTTTTTGGATTATGGGTAGTTTCCAAGGACGTGGTTGGTCCCATTTGCAGCTGTTTCTGCCGTATTTTATCGCCGGAATAGTGCCTATTATCTACTACTCCCGTGAACTGGATATCCTTTCACTCGGAGAAACTCAGGCCCGTCATCTGGGCATGGATGTTTCCAGAGTACGTATGGCTTTGCTTATCGGTTCCGGGCTTTTGACCGGGGCGGCGGTGGCCGTATCCGGGATTATCGGATTCGTAGGGCTGGTTGTACCGCATCTGGTGCGTATGTTTCAGGGTGCGGAACACAGGCCGCTCCTGCTGTCGTCTTCCCTATTGGGAGGACTGCTGTTGGTATGGTCCGATGTTATTGCCCGTTCGCTGCTTTCCGGTGGCGAGGAGCTTCCAGTGGGTGTAGTAACTGCGTTGCTAGGCGGACCGTTTTTTTGCATTGTGCTGCGTTCCGGTTTCCGCAGTGGAAGCGGGGGAAGCGGCTTATGA